aacaaccaaacaggTTATTACAGGCTGCAACTGCAGCAAGTCATCACTCTACGGTGGACAGCAGTTGCCTCTCAATGGTTCAAAGCATTTTTCAGGCCATTCCTGCTATCCTATTATGGGAAATATGGAAAAGAAGGAACTCGAACAAGCATGCAAGGCAAACTACTTACAATAGGATTGTTTATCAAGCTCAGTAGTCCATTTTCCACCTAATCAGAGTGAAATATCCATGGTTAGGAAGGATTCCACCAGACTAGCCAGTAGTAATACATTTTctaagccattataaaccaaaACTTAACTTCTACAAAGTAATATGGAAGATGCCTCAGCATGGATTCAAATGTAATACTAATGTATCACAAGGAAATCCAGGTCTAAGCTCATATGCTTTTTGTATTAGAGATGACAGGGGAGATCATATTTATGCACAGGCTAAAAACATTGGCATTGCAGCAAACATGGAGGCTGAGACAGTGGCAGTTCAGGAGGCTATACAATATTGTCTTGCACATAGTTTGCAGCATGTTCAAATAGAAACAGACTCATTAGCCTTAAAGAACATATTACAAGATGCATGGAAAATACCTTGGCAGCTGATAGAAAGAGTGGAGCAAATGCCGCACATCATGAGGCAGCTGAACATGCAGATCATGCATACATTTAGAGAAGGCAACCAACTGGCTGATTTCTTGGCAAACACTGCTACTCAAGTTGAGAGTTGTTAGAGTAACACAGTTTTCATGACTTACCATCAATGGGGAGGAAGATTCTCAACATGGAAAAAGCACAAATTCCTTCACTAAGATCAAAACAAGGAGAATTCAACATGAGTAGAATTTTCAGTAGCTATAGGCGCTATTTTCTATTGCAAAATGTAAAATCATCTTGGGTGATGTTTTTCTCAAGATGGTTAACgagttatattttttattttctactGTAGACGGCTTAATTATTTAATAAAACATCAGAAGGCTTGCCTTCTAAAAATTTAATTAAacaaaaagttgacttttgggtaaatggaccttttccgaaatttgtcgattccgagaggtccggatggtcatttagaacttgcgtgcatatttggttcgattcccaatgcattcgaatgcattttggaacttgggttgggaagcTGAAAtcgaggtatcgggggttgactaggTCAACGGGGGAATCGATGGAAATTCCAAGACCACGACCACGTTTGTAGCGCATTTTATAGGGGGTggcatatatggtatgtgagcagatattTCCAAGCGTTAGTCGGGATTTTGGGTGGAGTCTATGAAATTTGGGAATTTTCTAGTGTGCCTGCTTCGGCGGCACCTGCACTAGTGAAGCTATCa
Above is a genomic segment from Lycium barbarum isolate Lr01 chromosome 12, ASM1917538v2, whole genome shotgun sequence containing:
- the LOC132624233 gene encoding uncharacterized protein LOC132624233, which gives rise to MPQHGFKCNTNVSQGNPGLSSYAFCIRDDRGDHIYAQAKNIGIAANMEAETVAVQEAIQYCLAHSLQHVQIETDSLALKNILQDAWKIPWQLIERVEQMPHIMRQLNMQIMHTFREGNQLADFLANTATQVESC